The genomic interval TTCCCGCAGGCCAGGGTCACCGACCACAGGATAGGGCTGACACTGCACAGGCTTGACAGCGTCCTGGACGGCGATATCCTGGCCATAATCGATGCCCTCATGGCTGCGGACGAGTCTGCCAGGCTTCAGATGGCGGAGGGTAAGGCATGAGCGAAACCCTGAGCGTGCGGGAAGCCCTGGCCAAAGGGAGGGACCTTCTCAGCGATGGGGGGGTTGAGGATCCCGCCAGGGATGCCCTCCTGCTGCTGGGTAGTGTGACCCAGGCGGACCCCTACCGCCTGTGGGTGGATGGTGGATGGCTGTCCGAGCCCCGGCTCTCTCACTTCTGGGGGGTGCTGGAGGAGAGGGCCCACCGTATTCCCCTCCAGTACCTCACCGGGACACAGGAATTCATGTCCCTGGCCTTCCGCGTGGACCAGCGCGTGCTAATACCTCGGCCGGAAACGGAAATCCTGGTAGAGGAGGCGTTGCGGCTTGCCCAGTTCAGGGAAGGCCCCGTGGTCGTAGACGTTGGCACGGGGAGCGGGGCAATCGCCGTATCCGTTGCCTACTACTGTCCCTGTGCCCGTGTGTATGCAACCGACATATCCCTGGGGGCCCTGGATGTTGCCAGGAATAACGCAAAGGCCCACGGAATTGATATCGTGTTCCTTCAAGGGGACCTGCTGGCACCAGTGGTTCTCAAGGCAGACCTCATCCTGGCCAACCTCCCCTACGTAGCCACAGGGGATCTGGAAGGGATCCAGCCAGAGGTGCAGTACGAACCAAGGCTGGCATTGGATGGGGGACCTGACGGGCTTGATCTGGTCAGAAGGCTTCTTGACCAGGCGCCGGGCAAGATTAAGACCGGCGGCTACCTTATCCTTGAGGTGGCCCCTGGCGAGGCCGCCCTGGCTCAAGACTACCTGGAGAGCACCGGGGAGTTCCAAGGAGTCCGTGTGGTGAACGACTACTCGCACAGGCCGCGAGTTCTTGTGGCAAGGAGAGATTGATCTCATGTACAAGGTGAAGACCCGTCTCTTCATGACCGATCCATTGAATCCTGGGCCTGAGCTGGACGAGCCTGCCAGGCTGCTCCGGGACGGTGGGCTGGTGGCCTTTCCCACAGAGACAGTCTACGGGCTTGGCGCGGCGGCTAGAGACGCCCGGGCCATTCACAGGATGTATGAGGCCAAGGGACGGCCCGCCGACAACCCAACCATAGTCCATGTATCTTCTCCCGGCGATGTGGAGCCGCTTGTGCAGCAGGTCAAGCCGGTCCACGCCCGTCTCATCGAACGCTTCTGGCCAGGGCCCCTCACACTCATATTCAACAGGAGTTCCAGGGTGCCCCCTGTGGTGTCATCAGGCCTGGACACCGTTGCGGTCAGAATGCCCAGGCACAGGGTGGCCCTGGAGCTCATAGCCAGGGCTAGCGTGCCCGTGGCTGCTCCCAGCGCCAACCTCTCTGGTCGTCCCAGCCCTACCACGGCCCGTCACGTCCTTGATGACCTCGACGGGAGAATTGACGCTGTTGTGGACGGGGGCCCGGCCGGGGTGGGGGTGGAGTCGACGGTCCTGGATCTCACCGGTCAAGTCCCTGTGATCCTGCGGCCCGGCGGAGTCACCAGGGAGGCGCTCCAGGAGTTCCTGGGGGAAGTAGAGGTGGCGCCCGGGATACTGGAGGGCGGTGCCGGCTACTGGGGTGTGCCCGCATCCCCCGGGATGAAGTACCGCCACTACGCGCCCAGGGCGGAGCTCTGGCTGGTGGAGGGACCCAGAGAGGCCCAGGTGGCCAGGATAAAGAAGATCCTCAGGGACTTGCACGCAAAGGGGCTCAAGGTAGGTGTGCTCGCCCACCGCGAGACTGCCCACTCGTATGATGCCTTTCAGGTAGTGACCATGGGTAGCTGGGACAGGCCAGACGAGGTGGCTTCCCAGCTCTTCGCAGCCCTGCGCCAAATTGATGCCTCATGCCCTGACATGATAGTTGCTGAGGGTATGGTGACATCCGGAATGGGTCTGGCTGTGATGAACCGGCTGAGGAAGGCTGCCACCCGAAGGTGTAACGCAGGCGCTTCCCGCGTGGTTCTCCTGGTATGTACCGGGAACACCTGCCGAAGCAGCATGGCTCAGGTGATACTGGAGCGGATCCTCCAGGAAAGAGGGCTGGCAGGCTACACGCTGGTCTCCGCTGGCGTATCCGCCTTTGACGGCACACCGGCGACTGCCGGCGCCGTTTCGGCTGTGGCGGAGATGGGACTGGACTTGTCAGGCCACAGGGCCAGGCGCCTGCAGTGGGACATGGTGGACTGGGCCGACCTCATCATCACCATGACAGCAGAGCAGAGAGACAGGGTCCTGCAGCAGTTCCCCGAGGCACGGGGCAAGACCCATGTCCTCCGGGAGTACGTGGGGTTATCCGGTGACGTCCAGGATCCCTGGAGTTCTGATGCAGAGACATACAGGAGAACCGCTCAGGAAATCAGAAGTGCCCTTGAGCGGCTGGTTGATATCCTGGCTGGGGAGACTGGTCCAGGGGGGTGAAGATGACGTGAGAGTGGCCCTGGGGGCAGACCACGCCGGGTTTGAAATGAAGCAGGTGTTCAAGGAGCGTTTG from Bacillota bacterium carries:
- the prmC gene encoding peptide chain release factor N(5)-glutamine methyltransferase; amino-acid sequence: MSETLSVREALAKGRDLLSDGGVEDPARDALLLLGSVTQADPYRLWVDGGWLSEPRLSHFWGVLEERAHRIPLQYLTGTQEFMSLAFRVDQRVLIPRPETEILVEEALRLAQFREGPVVVDVGTGSGAIAVSVAYYCPCARVYATDISLGALDVARNNAKAHGIDIVFLQGDLLAPVVLKADLILANLPYVATGDLEGIQPEVQYEPRLALDGGPDGLDLVRRLLDQAPGKIKTGGYLILEVAPGEAALAQDYLESTGEFQGVRVVNDYSHRPRVLVARRD
- a CDS encoding L-threonylcarbamoyladenylate synthase — protein: MYKVKTRLFMTDPLNPGPELDEPARLLRDGGLVAFPTETVYGLGAAARDARAIHRMYEAKGRPADNPTIVHVSSPGDVEPLVQQVKPVHARLIERFWPGPLTLIFNRSSRVPPVVSSGLDTVAVRMPRHRVALELIARASVPVAAPSANLSGRPSPTTARHVLDDLDGRIDAVVDGGPAGVGVESTVLDLTGQVPVILRPGGVTREALQEFLGEVEVAPGILEGGAGYWGVPASPGMKYRHYAPRAELWLVEGPREAQVARIKKILRDLHAKGLKVGVLAHRETAHSYDAFQVVTMGSWDRPDEVASQLFAALRQIDASCPDMIVAEGMVTSGMGLAVMNRLRKAATRRCNAGASRVVLLVCTGNTCRSSMAQVILERILQERGLAGYTLVSAGVSAFDGTPATAGAVSAVAEMGLDLSGHRARRLQWDMVDWADLIITMTAEQRDRVLQQFPEARGKTHVLREYVGLSGDVQDPWSSDAETYRRTAQEIRSALERLVDILAGETGPGG